GGCTGAAGTTTTTTTGCAACAAATGATGACTAATGATGTGACAACGCTGGTTCCCGGTCAAGCTCAGTACACCCTGATGTGTTATCCTGATGGCGGTGTGGTGGATGATCTGCTCGTGTATAAGCTGGAAGATCAGCATTATATGCTTGTGGTTAACGCCTCCAACATCGACAAGGATTGGGCGTGGCTGCAAGAGCACTTGATCCCCGGCGTAAGCATGACCAACGATTCTGAGCAGACGGCGCTACTCGCCTTGCAAGGTCCACTGGCTGTAGACATTATCGGGAAAGTTACAGATACGGATGTAAGCTCGATTGAACCGTTTCGTTTTGTGCAGGATGCTGAAGTATGTGGAGTAAAATTACTGTTGTCCCGTACCGGTTATACCGGTGAAGATGGCTTTGAGCTATATGTTCCTGCAGATCAGGCCGCTGTGGTCTGGAATGGGTTAATGCAAGCCGGTGAAGGTCACGGACTTGTACCGACAGGCCTCGGTGCTCGGGATACACTGCGCTTTGAAGCAAAGCTCCCTCTGTATGGACAGGAATTGTCGGCAACTATCTCTCCACTCGAAGCTGGCGTAGGTATGTTTGTGAAGCTGAATGCCGGACCTTTTATCGGACACGAAGCCTTGTTACAGCAAAAAACTGACGGGCCCGCCCGCAAACTGGTCGGCATCGAAGTGTTGGAGCGCGGTATTCCCCGCCCCCACTATCCGATTTACGCCGAAGGCGTACAGATTGGTGAAGTGACAACAGGAACGCAATCACCTACATTGAAACGTAATCTGGGGCTTGCCCTCATCGACAGCAAATACGCTGCGCTGGGAACCCCGCTTGAGATTGAGATCCGCGGCAAGAAATTAAAAGCCGAGGTCGTGAAGACCCCTTTTCATAAACGGACACGTACGTCGAAGACACCTACTCAAGGAGCTGATCAAGCATGAGCAAGCACCGTTATATTCCCATGACTGAGCAAGATCAGAGCGCCATGCTCGCAACCATCGGTGTGGATACGCTGGAGGAACTGTTTCAGGACATTCCGCAGGAGATTCGTTATCAGGGCGAGCTGCCCGTATCCTCCAAACTTGATGAATATGCACTGACACGTCATATGTCCAAACAAGCCGGCGCCAACGCCAATTTCGAAACACACGCCAGCTTCCTCGGCGCAGGTATATACGATCATCATGTTCCTTCAGTCATCAATCATGTCATTTCCCGTTCCGAGTTCTACACTGCCTACACACCTTATCAGCCTGAGATCAGCCAAGGTGAACTACAAGCCATTTTCGAATTTCAATCCTACATCTGTGAATTAACCGGTATGGCTGTAGCCAATGCCAGTATGTATGATGGCGCAACTGCCTTTGCAGAAGCCGGTAATCTGGCCGCAGCGGCAACACGTCGCAAACAGCTTATCGTCTCCCGTACTGTTCATCCGGAAGCCCGTCAGGTATTGCAGGCATATGCGCACGGACTCCGTCTGGATATTGTCGAGATTGGCTATAAGGATGGCATCACTGACTGGGATGCCCTGCAAGCCGCCATATCGGACGATACCGCTGCTGTCATGATCCAGAGTCCGAACTTCTTTGGTGCCGTGGAAAATGTGAAGCAGGCTGCCGACCTCGTGCATGCGCACAAGGGCCTGCTCGTTGTAAGTGCCAACCCGCTATCGCTGGGTCTGCTGGAAGCCCCAGGCAAGCTGGGTGCCGACATCGTTGTAGGTGATGCGCAGCCCCTCGGCATCGCCGCTTCACTCGGCGGCCCAACATGCGGATATTTCGCCGTATCCCAGCCTCATATGC
This Paenibacillus xylanexedens DNA region includes the following protein-coding sequences:
- the gcvPA gene encoding aminomethyl-transferring glycine dehydrogenase subunit GcvPA, coding for MSKHRYIPMTEQDQSAMLATIGVDTLEELFQDIPQEIRYQGELPVSSKLDEYALTRHMSKQAGANANFETHASFLGAGIYDHHVPSVINHVISRSEFYTAYTPYQPEISQGELQAIFEFQSYICELTGMAVANASMYDGATAFAEAGNLAAAATRRKQLIVSRTVHPEARQVLQAYAHGLRLDIVEIGYKDGITDWDALQAAISDDTAAVMIQSPNFFGAVENVKQAADLVHAHKGLLVVSANPLSLGLLEAPGKLGADIVVGDAQPLGIAASLGGPTCGYFAVSQPHMRRIPGRIVGQTTDRNGKRGFVLTLQAREQHIRREKATSNICSNQALLALSASVYMSIMGKQGMIDVADLNLQKSHYTLNTLTAIPGVSLTFNAPTFNEFVIKLPEGTDVDALQLKLLDAGFIGGYELGRDYPELAGHMLIAVTERRTKEEIDEFARALEGSL
- the gcvT gene encoding glycine cleavage system aminomethyltransferase GcvT; translated protein: MSDLLRTPLFPLYQQYEGVRCIDFGGWELPVQFSGIQKEHEAVRERAGLFDVSHMGEFTVQGEQAEVFLQQMMTNDVTTLVPGQAQYTLMCYPDGGVVDDLLVYKLEDQHYMLVVNASNIDKDWAWLQEHLIPGVSMTNDSEQTALLALQGPLAVDIIGKVTDTDVSSIEPFRFVQDAEVCGVKLLLSRTGYTGEDGFELYVPADQAAVVWNGLMQAGEGHGLVPTGLGARDTLRFEAKLPLYGQELSATISPLEAGVGMFVKLNAGPFIGHEALLQQKTDGPARKLVGIEVLERGIPRPHYPIYAEGVQIGEVTTGTQSPTLKRNLGLALIDSKYAALGTPLEIEIRGKKLKAEVVKTPFHKRTRTSKTPTQGADQA